AGATTAAGCTGATTACGTCACCAACTCACCTACCAAGAGCCAAATGGATGGCACAAATTCTCTTCGGCGCTCATGGCATTTGGGTAGAACCAGATATTGTTGAGGAGTTGGGGATTCCAGGGAATCAAGAGTCTTGGGGAAAAACGGTGCTAGATATAACACGCAGTTTGTTGTGGGCTGTTTTAAGTCAAATCATCCAACCACAATGCTCAAATGTGACAAAACTGGCTGAAGTAGATATGCAAGCTTGGCAGCTTCAAGGTTTTAAGTGTGAACACCAAGGAGGGGTGGGGAGGTGAGGGGATGAAGGGATGGGGAGATGAGGGGGATGAGGGGGATTTTAGAGGTATTAATAATGAAGAATTGTCTGCTGATTTTCTTGGTGCTGTATTCTCCGCGCCGTTTATGAGAAACCACCTCTAATGCCATAATTGGTACGCGCTGTTCTTCCCAAAGAACATAACTTAAACGCAGATTCTCATCAAAAATCCGTTCAACTCCCAGACTCAAAAACCCATCTGGTACAATTGCAGGCTGATCGGGATCGTAATAAATTCCCATATCAACGCCAAAGAACCAGTCCATACGGTCTGCCCAAACAAAAGCTAGTATGGCATTGATTGACATCCTCCCACCGCTATACTCGGTACTCCGAGTATAGCGGGGGATTCCAAAGATTGCTCCTTGGGTTTCCTCTTTCCACGAGTCGGCTTACTAAGAGGAGTTTCCTCACCTAAGCAGAGGTCGTTCTCTCCAGAGGCGTTAGTTCCGATGTGACCCACCGTACTTAATCCCTTTTCGAGTATGTTTCGTGCAGCATTATGATCTCTGTCTTGGACATGCCCACAATGCAAGCAGGTATGCGTCCTGGTGCTAAGAGTTTTCTTAACAACACGACCACAATTAGAGCAATTTTGACTGGTGTAGTGGGGTGGCACAGCAACCGTGACCACACCAAACACTCTCCCAAAATACTCAACCCAAGAACGGAACTGAGTCCACGCTGCATCAGAAATCGATTTGGCGAGGTGTCTATTCCTCACCCTTACGGGTTCGCCAGTCGCTTCAAGTCGGGGAACCCGCCCAACGCGCTGGCTCACCATATTTCGCACCTTCAAGTCTTCATAAGCTACCAAGTCGTTAGACTGGACTACGCACCTTGCCGTCTTCACAGCAAAGTCTTTACGTTGCCTACTTACCTTAAGGTGCTTTCGTGCAAGTTTATTTCTAAACTTAGCTCTATTTTTGGAACCCTTTTTAGTCTTGGACAAGCGACGGTGCAGTCGTTTCAAAGAATTTTCGGACTTGCGGAGGTCACGCGGATTTGCAACAGTCTGCCCGTCAGAATCGGTGTAAAAGTGGTTCAATCCGACATCAATACCAATGGTTTTAAGTGTTGGCTCCCGTTTCTCCAAACGTTCCTGATCAACACAAAACTGTACATAGTACCCATCTGCTCGACGGACAACCCGCACTCGCTTAAACTGTTTCAACTGGTAGAAGTGCAAGTCGCGAGTTCCCCACATTTTGAAGGTTCCTGCCTTAAAGCCATCAGAAAAAGTGATATACCGTTTATCGGCAGAAAGTCGCCAGCCACTGGTCTTGTACTCTACACAAGCATGTGTCTGTTCTTTCTTAAATCGTGGATATGCTTTCTTCCCAAGTTTATTCTTCTTGCAGTTGTCATAAAAACGAGATATGGCAGACCATGCTCTTTCAGCGCTAGCTTGTCTTGCCATAGAGTTGAGGTTGTTCGCCCATTTAAACTCTTTAGCAAGAACAGCACAATAAGCGCTCAACTCATATCTGCCAATATCGCGGTTGTCCATCCAGTATCTGACGCAACTGTTCCGAACAAAACGAGCAGTACGGATAGCCTCATCCAGCTTTCCATACTGCTCGTTTGTTGCTTCCAATTTTGCCTCAAATACCAGCATCTTTACGTTCAAATTATTGACGTAATTATAGCACAGAGATTGTCAAAACCGCCACTGTTCTACTCCCCCGCTTTGCATCGGTCGAAGAACGTGGCGGTTTTGACCCTCGATTCATCTCACCGCCAAATCAAAGATTATGGCGGGAGCCTTCTCTCGGAATTAGGTAAACCAGAAACCAAATTTTGTAATTCGTTATCCGCAGGGGTATCATCAGAGTCGGGCAAATCCTCAGCGGAGGGTAAGCAGTCCAGCGGATTGTACTGTAGCATGATCTGATTGCCATTCATCTAATACTTTGATCTTAGTTAGGACTGATGCAAAACTGCACGTTAGCTTAAAAATGGCGACTGGGGACTAGTGGTCTGTCTCATAAGTTATGATTGCGAGATCCCCGACTTCTTCAAGAAGTCGGGGATCTGACCAATGCGATAGACCAGTACACAGGAGGTGTTAAACCGTTTGTGCTTTTATAATCTTGGTATCAACTACCTACGCAACAAAACCTGAAAAAAGCGATCGCTATGCTTCAGTATCCTAATCTCGAACAAGCGCTAAAATATCACTTCGGTTATGACCACTTTCGCCCAGGACAACGGCAAATTATCGAAGATGCGCTGCAAAATCGAGATTTACTAGTTGTGATGCCTACGGGTGGGGGAAAATCTCTGTGCTTTCAGTTACCTGCATTAATCAAGAAAGGTTTAACGGTGGTGGTGTCGCCGCTGATTGCTTTGATGCAAGACCAAGTGGAAGCATTGCGAAATAATAATATTAGCGCCACCTTTCTCAATAGTAGTTTGAATGCGTATAAGGTGCGATCGCGTGAAGATGCCATCCTCAGCGGTAAGGTGAGATTACTATACGTCGCCCCAGAACGTCTTCTCAGTGAAAGATTTCTGCCATTTCTAGATTTAGTACATCACCAAATCGGCATTTCTACCTTTGCTATTGATGAAGCACACTGTGTTTCTGAATGGGGACACGACTTTCGCCCAGAATATCGCCAATTGAAATCTTTGCGGAAACGTTATCTTGATGTCCCCACTATCGCCCTCACCGCCACAGCCACCGATCGCGTGCGTTCTGATATCATCCAACAATTGGGGTTAAAGCAACCTAGTATTCACCTTGCCAGCTTCAACCGTCAAAACCTTTATTACGAAGTTCGTCCCAAAACCAAACAAGCTTACACTGAATTATTAGAACTAATTCGAGATAGTCAAGGTTCAACAATTATCTATTGTCTGACGCGCAAAAAAGTTGATGAACTTACCTTTAAATTGCAAAATGATAAAATTCCCGCCTTGCCTTATCATGCTGGATTAAGTGATGAAGAACGCACCACCAATCAAACAAGATTTATTCGGGATGATGTGCGTGTGATGGTGGCAACAATTGCCTTTGGTATGGGAATTAATAAACCAGATGTGCGGTTAGTCGTTCACTTTGAT
Above is a window of Nostoc sp. UHCC 0702 DNA encoding:
- a CDS encoding transposase, with the translated sequence MLVFEAKLEATNEQYGKLDEAIRTARFVRNSCVRYWMDNRDIGRYELSAYCAVLAKEFKWANNLNSMARQASAERAWSAISRFYDNCKKNKLGKKAYPRFKKEQTHACVEYKTSGWRLSADKRYITFSDGFKAGTFKMWGTRDLHFYQLKQFKRVRVVRRADGYYVQFCVDQERLEKREPTLKTIGIDVGLNHFYTDSDGQTVANPRDLRKSENSLKRLHRRLSKTKKGSKNRAKFRNKLARKHLKVSRQRKDFAVKTARCVVQSNDLVAYEDLKVRNMVSQRVGRVPRLEATGEPVRVRNRHLAKSISDAAWTQFRSWVEYFGRVFGVVTVAVPPHYTSQNCSNCGRVVKKTLSTRTHTCLHCGHVQDRDHNAARNILEKGLSTVGHIGTNASGENDLCLGEETPLSKPTRGKRKPKEQSLESPAILGVPSIAVGGCQSMPY